The Parabacteroides sp. AD58 genome includes a window with the following:
- a CDS encoding sigma-54-dependent transcriptional regulator, with amino-acid sequence MNKTKIIVVEDNIVYCEYVCNMLSREGYRNMKAYHLSTAKKHLQQATDNDIVVADLRLPDGSGIDLLCWMRKEGKMQPFIIMTDYAEVNTAVESMKLGSIDYIPKQLVEDKLVPLIRSILKERQAGQRRMPIFAREGSAFQKIMHRIRLVAATDMSVMIFGENGTGKEHIAHLLHDKSKRAGKPFVAVDCGSLSKELAPSAFFGHVKGAFTGADNAKKGYFHEAEGGTLFLDEVGNLALETQQMLLRAIQERRYRPVGDKADRNFNVRIIAATNEDLEVSVNEKRFRQDLLYRLHDFGITVPPLRDCQEDIMPLAEFFRDMANRELECSVSGFSSEARKALLTHAWPGNVRELRQKVMGAVLQAQEGVVMKEHLELAVTKPTSPVSFALRNDAEDKERILRALKQANGNRKVAAELLGIGRTTLYSKLEEYGLKYKFRQS; translated from the coding sequence ATGAATAAGACAAAAATAATTGTGGTGGAAGACAACATCGTGTATTGCGAATATGTCTGCAATATGCTGTCACGGGAGGGCTACCGCAATATGAAGGCTTACCACCTCTCAACCGCGAAGAAACATCTGCAACAGGCAACAGATAATGATATCGTGGTTGCCGACCTGCGTCTGCCTGACGGCAGTGGCATAGACCTTTTGTGCTGGATGCGAAAGGAGGGAAAGATGCAGCCCTTCATCATTATGACCGACTACGCCGAAGTTAATACCGCCGTGGAAAGCATGAAACTCGGCTCGATAGACTATATTCCCAAACAGCTTGTGGAGGATAAACTTGTCCCCCTGATCCGTTCCATACTGAAAGAACGTCAGGCAGGACAACGCCGTATGCCTATATTCGCCCGTGAAGGTTCCGCCTTTCAGAAAATCATGCACCGCATAAGGCTGGTAGCCGCCACCGATATGAGCGTGATGATATTTGGTGAGAACGGCACGGGCAAGGAGCATATTGCCCACCTGTTGCATGACAAGAGCAAACGTGCAGGCAAGCCATTTGTGGCGGTGGACTGCGGTTCACTCTCCAAAGAGCTTGCACCGTCGGCTTTCTTCGGACACGTCAAAGGTGCATTTACAGGTGCGGACAATGCCAAGAAAGGATATTTCCATGAGGCGGAAGGCGGCACGTTGTTTCTGGACGAGGTAGGAAACCTCGCGTTGGAAACCCAACAGATGTTGCTCCGTGCCATACAGGAGAGGCGGTATCGCCCGGTCGGAGACAAGGCAGACCGGAATTTCAATGTCCGCATCATCGCTGCTACCAATGAAGATTTGGAGGTATCGGTGAATGAAAAGCGTTTTCGGCAGGATCTTCTGTACCGCCTGCACGACTTCGGGATAACCGTTCCTCCGTTGCGTGACTGTCAAGAAGACATTATGCCGCTGGCAGAGTTCTTCCGTGATATGGCAAACAGAGAGCTGGAGTGTAGCGTGAGCGGGTTCAGTTCCGAAGCACGTAAAGCGTTGCTGACACACGCATGGCCGGGCAACGTGCGGGAACTTCGGCAGAAAGTTATGGGTGCTGTATTGCAGGCGCAGGAAGGTGTTGTCATGAAAGAGCATCTGGAACTTGCCGTGACGAAACCAACCTCACCTGTCAGTTTCGCCCTGCGAAACGACGCGGAAGACAAGGAGCGGATTTTGCGTGCGTTGAAACAGGCGAACGGAAACCGAAAGGTTGCCGCCGAACTGCTCGGAATAGGACGTACTACGCTGTACAGCAAGCTGGAAGAGTATGGGTTGAAATACAAATTCAGGCAATCATAG
- a CDS encoding dihydrofolate reductase family protein yields the protein MGKVQILAVLTMDGCHSSELYGKAYEDLRLDRCDIDKIRENALYHVTPDYSISMLDEWRKDNTNICYLAEATPDNSDYINGLLRMRVVDEIILYTVPFISGTGRHFFKSALPEARWTLSSQKSYSNGVYRSIYTRMETMK from the coding sequence ATGGGTAAAGTTCAGATTCTTGCCGTCCTCACGATGGACGGGTGTCATTCTTCAGAATTATATGGCAAAGCGTATGAGGATTTACGCCTTGACCGCTGCGATATTGACAAAATAAGGGAAAACGCGCTTTACCATGTCACGCCGGACTACTCCATCTCCATGCTGGACGAATGGCGGAAAGACAATACCAACATCTGCTATCTCGCAGAAGCCACTCCCGATAATTCGGACTATATCAACGGGCTGTTGCGTATGCGGGTGGTGGATGAGATTATTCTATATACCGTGCCTTTCATATCGGGAACGGGACGGCATTTCTTCAAGTCGGCACTACCTGAAGCACGCTGGACACTCTCCTCACAAAAGAGTTATTCCAATGGAGTGTACCGGAGCATCTACACACGCATGGAAACCATGAAATAG
- a CDS encoding RteC domain-containing protein, which produces MNYFLLAETDFFRQINEAGDCNMEKAYTAFATQVIELCIGSPDTNRTIIALAYIEIELQHHPVRNLPEEKKEIANYVSKALSFVRKMQKFLAAPQVPPRIPIQTSTDNTNENTASPLQWTGNAIDLVELIYGINEMGCINNGNMPLKQLAPLLYKIFGVESKDCYRFYIDIKRRKNESRTYFLDKMQEKLNEKMLRDEEMERMRR; this is translated from the coding sequence ATGAATTATTTTTTATTGGCGGAAACCGATTTCTTCCGCCAGATAAACGAAGCCGGGGACTGCAATATGGAAAAAGCATACACGGCTTTCGCCACCCAAGTGATCGAACTGTGTATCGGCAGCCCGGACACGAACCGGACCATCATCGCGTTGGCTTACATCGAAATCGAATTACAGCATCATCCCGTGCGTAACCTTCCCGAAGAAAAGAAGGAAATAGCCAACTATGTCAGCAAGGCTCTCTCTTTCGTAAGGAAGATGCAGAAGTTTCTTGCCGCTCCCCAAGTGCCGCCACGAATCCCCATCCAAACATCCACCGACAACACAAACGAAAATACCGCCTCACCCTTGCAATGGACGGGCAACGCCATCGATCTCGTGGAACTGATCTACGGCATCAACGAGATGGGCTGTATCAACAACGGCAATATGCCGCTCAAACAGCTCGCCCCACTCCTGTACAAGATATTCGGTGTGGAATCAAAGGACTGTTACCGTTTCTACATCGACATCAAACGCCGGAAGAACGAGAGCCGCACCTATTTCCTTGACAAAATGCAGGAAAAACTGAACGAGAAGATGCTCCGTGATGAAGAGATGGAGCGCATGAGAAGATAA
- the mobC gene encoding conjugal transfer protein MobC, giving the protein MSQQEDDLRALAKIMDFLRAVSIILVVMNVYWFCYEAIRLWGVDIGVVDRILMNFNRTAGLFRSILYTKLFAVLLLALSCLGTKGVKGEKITWGRIWTALAVGFVLFFLNWWILALPLPIEAVTGLYILTVGAGYVCLLMGGLWMSRLLKHNLMDDVFNNENESFMQETRLIESEYSVNLPTRFYYKKRWNNGWINVVNPFRASIVLGTPGSGKSYAVVNNFIKQQIEKGFSQYIYDFKYPDLSTIAYNHLLNHPEGYKVKPKFYVINFDDPRRSHRCNPIHPDFMEDITDAYESAYTIMLNLNKTWVQKQGDFFVESPIILFASIIWYLKIYKGGKYCTFPHAIEFLNRRYEDIFPILSSYPELENYLSPFMDAWLGGAAEQLQGQIASAKIPLSRMISPQLYWVMSDSEFTLDINNPEEPKILCVGNNPDRQNIYGAALGLYNSRIVKLINKKGMLKSSVIIDELPTIYFKGLDNLIATARSNKVAVCLGFQDFSQLVRDYGDKEAKVVMNTVGNIFSGQVVGETAKTLSERFGKVLQKRQSISINRQDVSTSINTQMDALIPPSKISGLTQGMFVGSVSDNFNERIEQKIFHCEIVVDAEKVKREEKAYKKIPVITDFTDEKGNDRMKETVQENYRRIKEEVKQIVQEELERIANDENLKHLLQQK; this is encoded by the coding sequence ATGTCACAACAAGAAGACGATTTGAGGGCATTGGCGAAAATCATGGATTTTCTGCGTGCCGTGAGTATTATTTTAGTGGTCATGAATGTGTACTGGTTCTGCTACGAAGCAATCCGGCTTTGGGGTGTGGACATCGGTGTGGTGGACAGAATCCTGATGAACTTCAACCGCACGGCGGGGCTGTTCCGTTCCATCCTGTACACGAAACTGTTTGCCGTCCTACTGCTTGCCCTGTCCTGTCTGGGGACAAAGGGCGTGAAAGGTGAGAAAATCACTTGGGGACGAATCTGGACGGCTCTTGCCGTCGGCTTTGTGCTGTTCTTCCTCAACTGGTGGATACTGGCTTTGCCGCTACCGATAGAGGCGGTGACGGGACTGTATATCCTGACCGTTGGCGCAGGTTATGTCTGCCTGTTGATGGGCGGTCTGTGGATGAGCCGTCTGTTGAAGCACAACCTCATGGACGATGTGTTCAATAACGAAAACGAGAGTTTCATGCAGGAAACACGGCTTATTGAAAGTGAGTATTCGGTCAATCTTCCGACACGATTTTACTACAAAAAGCGTTGGAACAACGGCTGGATCAATGTCGTGAATCCATTTAGGGCTTCCATCGTGTTGGGTACGCCGGGCAGTGGTAAATCCTATGCGGTGGTAAATAATTTCATCAAGCAGCAGATTGAAAAGGGATTTAGTCAATACATTTATGACTTCAAATATCCCGACCTTTCAACTATTGCCTACAACCATCTGCTGAACCACCCGGAGGGCTACAAGGTGAAGCCGAAGTTCTATGTGATAAACTTTGACGACCCGCGACGCTCACACCGTTGTAATCCTATCCACCCGGACTTCATGGAGGATATTACAGATGCTTACGAGAGTGCGTACACGATTATGCTCAATCTCAATAAAACGTGGGTGCAGAAGCAGGGCGACTTCTTTGTGGAATCACCTATTATTCTGTTTGCCAGCATTATATGGTATCTCAAAATCTATAAGGGTGGTAAGTATTGCACGTTTCCCCATGCCATTGAGTTTTTGAACCGTCGTTACGAGGATATTTTCCCGATTCTTTCCTCATATCCCGAACTTGAAAACTACCTATCACCATTCATGGATGCTTGGCTCGGTGGGGCGGCTGAGCAGCTTCAAGGGCAGATAGCAAGTGCAAAAATTCCGCTCTCGCGAATGATTTCCCCGCAACTCTATTGGGTAATGTCGGACAGCGAGTTTACGCTGGACATAAACAATCCCGAAGAGCCGAAAATCCTGTGCGTGGGTAACAATCCCGACCGTCAGAATATTTACGGTGCGGCACTCGGTCTGTATAACTCCCGTATCGTAAAGCTCATAAACAAGAAGGGGATGCTGAAGTCGTCGGTTATTATAGATGAACTACCGACGATATATTTCAAGGGGCTGGACAACCTTATCGCCACCGCACGAAGCAACAAGGTTGCCGTGTGTCTGGGCTTTCAGGATTTCAGCCAGTTGGTACGCGACTATGGCGATAAGGAAGCCAAAGTCGTAATGAATACCGTCGGCAATATCTTCTCCGGGCAGGTGGTGGGTGAAACCGCCAAGACGCTATCCGAACGTTTTGGAAAGGTCTTGCAGAAACGGCAGTCCATATCCATCAACCGACAGGATGTTTCCACCTCCATCAATACGCAGATGGACGCGCTTATCCCGCCCAGCAAGATTTCCGGCTTGACGCAGGGAATGTTTGTCGGTTCTGTGTCCGATAACTTCAACGAGCGTATCGAACAGAAGATTTTTCACTGTGAGATTGTCGTGGATGCCGAGAAGGTGAAGCGCGAGGAAAAAGCCTACAAGAAGATACCCGTCATTACCGACTTCACGGACGAAAAAGGTAACGACCGCATGAAGGAAACGGTGCAGGAGAATTACAGGCGAATCAAGGAGGAAGTCAAGCAGATTGTTCAGGAGGAACTGGAACGGATTGCCAACGACGAAAATCTGAAACATCTGTTACAGCAGAAATAA
- the mobB gene encoding conjugal transfer protein MobB: MVAKISIGNSLYGALAYNGEKINEAKGRLLTTNRIYNDGTGTMDIHRAMEDFLGMMPVRSKVEKPVVHISLNPHPDDILTDTELQDIALEYLEKMGFGNQPYLVFKHEDIDRHHLHIVTVRVDENGRSIDTRNNFYRSKQITRELERKYGLHDAERKNRRLDTPLRKVDASAGDVKKQAGNIVKAISGQYRFQTMGEYRALLSLYNMTVEEAHGNVRGREYHGLVYSVTDDKGNKVGNPFKSSLFGKSVGYEAVQKKFARSKQEIKDRKLADMTKRTVLSVLEGTYDKEKFVAALKGKGIDTVLLYTEEGRIYGATFIDHRTGCVLNGSRMGKELSANALQEHFTLPYAGQPPIPLSVTVEGQEDKQGYSGGEYESHSGGMNLFAPEGPAVDAEEEAFIRAMQRKKKKKKRKGLGM; the protein is encoded by the coding sequence ATGGTCGCAAAAATCAGTATAGGAAACTCGTTGTACGGCGCACTTGCCTACAACGGGGAGAAGATCAACGAGGCGAAAGGGCGGCTTCTGACGACCAACCGCATCTACAATGACGGTACGGGAACGATGGACATCCACCGGGCAATGGAGGACTTTCTCGGCATGATGCCCGTGCGGTCGAAGGTAGAGAAACCGGTGGTACATATCTCGCTCAATCCGCATCCCGACGATATTTTGACGGATACAGAACTTCAGGACATCGCACTGGAGTATCTGGAGAAGATGGGGTTCGGCAACCAGCCGTATCTCGTTTTCAAGCATGAGGACATCGACCGCCACCATCTGCATATCGTGACGGTCAGGGTGGACGAGAACGGCAGGAGCATAGACACCCGGAATAACTTTTACCGGAGCAAGCAGATAACACGCGAACTGGAACGGAAATACGGGCTGCACGACGCGGAACGCAAGAACCGCCGTCTTGACACGCCGCTGCGCAAAGTGGACGCTTCTGCGGGCGACGTGAAGAAGCAGGCAGGAAATATCGTCAAGGCTATCAGCGGGCAGTACCGCTTCCAGACGATGGGCGAATACCGCGCCCTTCTTTCCTTATATAATATGACGGTTGAGGAAGCGCATGGCAATGTGCGCGGACGCGAGTATCACGGGCTGGTCTATTCCGTCACGGACGATAAGGGCAACAAGGTCGGCAATCCTTTCAAGTCCTCACTGTTCGGGAAGTCCGTTGGCTATGAAGCTGTGCAGAAGAAGTTTGCCCGTTCCAAGCAGGAGATTAAGGACAGGAAACTTGCTGACATGACGAAACGCACCGTCCTTTCCGTGCTGGAAGGCACGTATGACAAGGAGAAGTTTGTAGCCGCGCTCAAAGGGAAGGGCATCGACACCGTACTGCTCTACACGGAGGAAGGGCGCATCTACGGAGCTACGTTCATCGACCACCGCACGGGCTGCGTGCTGAACGGCTCACGCATGGGCAAGGAGCTTTCCGCCAACGCCTTGCAGGAACACTTCACGCTGCCTTACGCCGGACAGCCTCCGATTCCTCTTTCCGTTACGGTGGAGGGACAAGAGGACAAACAAGGCTATTCCGGTGGGGAATACGAGAGCCATTCCGGTGGCATGAACCTGTTTGCCCCCGAAGGTCCGGCAGTGGACGCTGAAGAGGAAGCCTTCATCCGGGCGATGCAGCGCAAGAAGAAAAAGAAGAAGCGCAAGGGCTTGGGTATGTAA
- the mobA gene encoding conjugal transfer protein MobA, producing the protein MSEKRRNKGGRNPKLDPAVFRYTVRFNEEEHNRFLSMFEKSGVYAKSVFLKAHFFGQPFKVLKVDKTLVDYYTKLSDFHAQFRAIGTNYNQVVKELRLHFSEKKAMALLYKLEQQTVELVKLSRKIVELSREMQEKWSQKSV; encoded by the coding sequence ATGAGTGAAAAAAGAAGAAACAAAGGCGGGAGAAATCCCAAACTCGATCCGGCGGTGTTCCGCTACACCGTCCGTTTCAACGAGGAGGAACACAACCGTTTCCTCTCCATGTTCGAGAAGTCAGGCGTTTACGCCAAGTCGGTTTTCCTGAAGGCGCACTTCTTCGGACAGCCGTTCAAAGTGCTGAAAGTGGACAAGACGCTGGTGGATTACTACACCAAACTGTCCGATTTTCATGCGCAGTTCCGCGCAATAGGTACAAATTACAACCAAGTAGTGAAGGAACTGAGGCTGCATTTTTCCGAGAAAAAGGCGATGGCGTTGCTCTACAAGCTGGAGCAACAGACCGTCGAACTCGTAAAACTGAGCCGTAAGATTGTGGAACTTTCAAGGGAGATGCAGGAAAAATGGTCGCAAAAATCAGTATAG
- a CDS encoding ParA family protein, which yields MEKGTFRYPANRFGGYLPNRISEPSDSRFSSDAVIYGFNDFMTQCRHSSVIRIPASPLKRIRDGPICQCFTDADMYITASVQEQENNSSTIKSNRTMSNEIFVAFATQKGGIGKSTVTALAASYLHNVQGHNVAVIDCDAPQHSIHGLRERETKLIDESLYFKALACDHFRKIKKNAYPVIASDALNALDDAERMLAEEDAKPDIVFFDMPGTLKSNGVVKTLSQMDYIFAPMSADRFVVESTLQFAVMFRDNLMTTGQAKTKGLYLFWTMVDGREKNGLYDLYEDVIAEMGLSVLSTRLPDSKKFRRDLSEERKSVFRSTIFPMDASLLKGSGIREFSEEISRIIKPQ from the coding sequence ATGGAAAAAGGAACTTTCAGATACCCGGCAAACCGCTTCGGCGGATATTTGCCAAACCGAATATCCGAACCGTCGGATAGCCGGTTTTCCAGTGACGCGGTGATTTATGGATTCAATGACTTCATGACGCAATGCCGTCATTCATCGGTTATCCGAATCCCAGCTTCACCATTGAAGCGGATACGTGACGGACCAATCTGTCAGTGTTTCACGGACGCCGATATGTATATCACCGCTTCCGTACAGGAACAGGAAAACAATTCATCAACCATTAAAAGCAATAGAACCATGAGTAATGAAATCTTCGTTGCATTCGCAACACAAAAGGGAGGTATCGGAAAATCGACCGTCACGGCTCTTGCCGCCAGCTACCTCCACAACGTGCAAGGTCACAATGTTGCCGTCATAGATTGCGACGCCCCGCAGCACAGCATCCACGGGCTGCGCGAACGTGAAACGAAACTTATCGACGAGAGCCTCTATTTCAAGGCACTCGCGTGTGACCACTTCCGCAAAATAAAAAAGAACGCCTATCCGGTCATTGCAAGCGATGCCCTCAACGCCCTTGACGATGCCGAAAGGATGCTTGCCGAAGAAGATGCGAAACCGGACATCGTGTTCTTCGATATGCCGGGAACGCTGAAAAGCAACGGCGTGGTAAAGACCCTCTCACAGATGGATTACATCTTCGCGCCCATGAGTGCCGACCGCTTCGTCGTGGAAAGCACCCTGCAATTCGCCGTGATGTTCCGTGACAACCTCATGACGACGGGACAGGCGAAAACAAAGGGGCTATACCTGTTCTGGACGATGGTGGACGGCAGGGAGAAGAACGGGCTGTACGACCTGTATGAAGATGTGATTGCCGAAATGGGGCTGTCGGTGTTGTCCACCCGCCTGCCCGACAGCAAGAAGTTCCGGCGCGACCTCTCGGAAGAGCGCAAGAGCGTTTTCCGCTCGACCATCTTCCCGATGGACGCATCCCTGCTGAAAGGGAGCGGCATCCGTGAGTTCTCGGAAGAGATAAGCCGTATCATCAAACCTCAATGA
- a CDS encoding DUF3408 domain-containing protein: protein MGSRKVNTEGIDEELLIASIGRRKQDGTLYRAQEPPVPAPEEESVPETEPPPTASPSREKVQKDTARRKRQEDDYSGLFLRRNEIKTRQCVYISRDVHSKILKIVNDIAGREISVGGYVDTVLRQHLEQHKEKINELYKKQREDLI from the coding sequence ATGGGCAGCAGGAAAGTGAACACCGAAGGCATCGACGAGGAACTGTTGATAGCCTCCATCGGCAGACGCAAGCAGGACGGGACCCTGTACCGCGCACAGGAGCCGCCCGTGCCTGCCCCCGAAGAAGAGAGCGTCCCGGAAACGGAACCACCGCCCACGGCATCCCCGTCAAGGGAGAAGGTGCAGAAAGACACCGCCCGCCGCAAACGGCAGGAGGACGACTATTCCGGTCTGTTCCTCCGCCGCAACGAGATAAAGACACGCCAGTGCGTCTATATCAGCCGCGACGTACACAGCAAGATTCTTAAAATCGTGAACGACATCGCCGGACGGGAAATATCGGTAGGCGGCTACGTGGACACCGTGTTGCGCCAACATCTGGAACAGCACAAGGAGAAAATAAACGAACTGTACAAGAAACAACGTGAAGATTTAATATGA
- a CDS encoding DUF3408 domain-containing protein, translating to MNQEKNQKNRSPHHDGGGMLAQVQASVEILSPVPVSGKCGEKDYERLFIREPEVKAREGKMAYVRPEYHDRIMRITRVIGHDRLSLSAYIDHVLTHHFNQCEEAIKSLYARNYDAVF from the coding sequence ATGAATCAGGAAAAGAACCAGAAAAACAGAAGTCCGCACCATGACGGCGGAGGTATGCTTGCCCAAGTGCAGGCGAGTGTGGAAATCCTGTCGCCCGTGCCGGTAAGCGGCAAATGCGGAGAAAAGGACTATGAACGGCTTTTCATCCGTGAACCCGAAGTAAAGGCACGCGAGGGGAAGATGGCATACGTGCGCCCGGAGTATCACGACCGCATCATGCGCATAACCCGTGTAATCGGGCATGACAGATTATCGCTGTCCGCCTATATCGACCATGTGCTTACACACCACTTCAACCAGTGCGAAGAGGCGATAAAGAGCCTTTACGCCCGGAATTACGACGCAGTATTTTAA
- a CDS encoding DUF3408 domain-containing protein: MTTQYFNHQKEKEMSRKKNDYRAFLKKSGFKAREGKQVSISKETHDKVAMIVRWLGDGEVTMADFTENVVREFLRTHRDELNRMLNALPRIDL; encoded by the coding sequence ATTACGACGCAGTATTTTAATCATCAAAAAGAAAAAGAAATGAGTAGAAAAAAGAATGATTATCGCGCCTTCCTGAAAAAATCAGGCTTCAAGGCAAGGGAAGGAAAACAAGTGTCCATCAGCAAAGAGACCCATGACAAGGTTGCCATGATTGTCCGCTGGCTGGGTGATGGTGAAGTCACAATGGCCGACTTCACTGAGAACGTGGTACGCGAGTTTCTCCGTACACACCGTGACGAACTGAACCGTATGTTGAACGCACTCCCCAGAATAGATTTATGA
- a CDS encoding DUF4134 domain-containing protein, which produces MNKNIRQKFIISAALMIAATASAFAQGNGLAGINEATSMVSSYFDPGTKLIYAIGAVVGLIGGVKVYGKFSSGDPDTSKTAASWFGACIFLIVAATILRSFFL; this is translated from the coding sequence ATGAACAAGAACATCAGACAAAAGTTCATCATCTCTGCGGCACTCATGATTGCCGCAACCGCTTCTGCTTTCGCACAAGGAAACGGTCTGGCAGGCATCAACGAAGCCACCTCTATGGTCTCAAGCTATTTTGACCCAGGCACGAAATTAATTTACGCCATCGGCGCGGTGGTCGGGCTTATCGGCGGCGTGAAAGTCTATGGCAAGTTCTCGTCCGGCGACCCCGACACGAGCAAGACAGCCGCCTCATGGTTCGGGGCTTGCATCTTCCTGATTGTCGCCGCCACCATCCTGCGTTCATTCTTCCTTTAA
- a CDS encoding DUF4133 domain-containing protein — protein sequence MAEYPINKGIGRPVEFKGLKAQYLFIFCGGLLALFVLFVILYMVGIDQWICIGFGAASSSVLVWQTFALNARYGEHGLMKLGAARSHPRYLINRRRITRLFKRQRKEETT from the coding sequence ATGGCTGAATACCCGATAAACAAGGGTATCGGCCGTCCGGTAGAGTTCAAGGGCTTGAAGGCTCAGTACCTCTTCATCTTCTGCGGAGGTCTGCTGGCTCTCTTCGTCTTGTTCGTCATACTCTACATGGTCGGCATCGACCAGTGGATATGTATCGGCTTCGGCGCGGCATCGTCTTCCGTCCTCGTATGGCAGACCTTCGCGCTGAACGCCCGGTACGGCGAACACGGGCTGATGAAATTGGGAGCGGCAAGGAGCCATCCCCGATACCTTATCAACCGGCGGCGGATCACCCGATTATTCAAACGGCAACGAAAGGAAGAAACGACATGA